The nucleotide sequence ATCTTCGTCCCGCACGACGGACATGAGCATCATCTTCGGAATCTCATCATAGGTGACATCACCGATTTTAATACCACGTTGTTTACCGCGTCCAGCAACAGAATATTTGGTCACTGCCGGAAAGCCCGCATCCATGAGGGCAGCAAGAACTTCATCGGATTTCTCCGGCCGAACAATGGCTCTGATCATTAACATGAGTTATTCTCCTGAAATATTATATATAGACGATTCTGTGGTGATCTGTAGGGACAACGGCACACCGCCCCCTACCGTTTTATTCCCGCACGCCGGGTTGAGCCCCCTGTGGTCGCCTTTTTTCTGCAACCGGGGCGACACGGGGCCCAGCCCCTAAACGCCCGGTGTTAATTCATCAGACCGAAATCCATGAGCAACTTCTCCAGCTCCTCAATCTCCAGCGGAGTGGGGACAACGAACTTATCATTCTCGTCAATAGCCTTGGCCAGCCCTCGGTAGGCATCAGCCTGGGGTACTTCCGGCTTCCATTCAATAACAGTCTTTCTGTTAATCTCGGCCCGCTGTACATCGTTATCACGCGGTACAAACCAAATCATCTGGGTTCCAAGCTTCTCCGCGAACTTCTCAATCATTTCCTTCTCATTATCAACAGCACGGGAATTACAGATCAATCCACCCAGGCGAACATTACCAGACTGAGCAAACTTCATGATCCCCTTGCTGATATTGTTGGCTGCGTACATAGCCATCATCTCGCCGGAGACAACAATGTAGATTTCTTCTGCCTTACCATCGCGGATAGGCATAGCGAACCCACCACAAACAACGTCACCCAGTACGTCGTAAAAGGCATAATCCAGCGCTTCACTCTCTTCGTAAGCACCCAGGGACTCCAGCATATTAATAGAGGTGATAATACCACGACCGGCACAACCAACTCCCGGCTCAGGACCACCAGACTCAACACACCAGGTTCCGCCATACCCTTCTTTGCGGATATCTTCCAGTTCTACGTCCTCACCCTCTTCGCGCAGGGTATCAAGAACAGATTTCTGGGCCAAACCACCAAGCAACAGACGGGTGGAGTCTGCTTTCGGATCACAGCCGACAACCATAACCTTCCTGCCCAATCCGCACAGTCCGGCCACGGTGTTCTGGGTTGTTGTAGATTTTCCGATTCCGCCCTTGCCGTAGATTGCTACCTTTCTCATTGTTTTTCTCCGTGTATATAAGAGGATATTCCCGGATTGTCCGGTCCTTTGTTTACGTTAGATGTTTGCGTCGAGAACATCTTTGTGTCATTGTTGCTCCCTATATAGCAAGTGCCGTGCCGTTCGAGATATTTTTTTTATACTGTTTAATATTAACTAGCTACATACAATGCGCTATTACAGGAGACAAACTGACTGTTTTTTCTTACAACTGTTCTGTTCTGTTGTTTACATTTAAGAAGGTGCGCTCCGTTTTTGTCGACACGTTGCACTACAACAGATTGTGATGAGCAGTTGAAAAGCCCTTGCAAGGTATTTCAACTGCTGATGGATGAAAAAATTACTACAGTATATCAGTCTGTTTTGTTATAGTTTGATTTGTCATCAACATGATCCCTATGAATTCTACCGAAGGAACATATTATGGAACCCGTTATTACCAGCATTGCTGCGGCTGTTGCCCTTGGAGCGGCGGCAGGACTCAAGGATACAGCGTCAAAGGCTGTGACAGATGCCTATGCCGGGCTAAAGAAGTTGATTCAGGATCGATACAATAAGGATGAAGATGTGACTGATGCGTTTGATTATCTGGTCAAGAAACCGGAGGCGGAGGGCAGGCAGCAGGAGCTGGCAAAGGCCCTGCAGGAAGTCGAAGCGGATAAGGAGCATGAGCTGGTTCATGCGGCTGAAGCCTTGCTGGCAGAAGTGGAGAAGCAGCCGGGCGGAGAAGAAGCTGTCAACCACATTGTTAATCAGTTGATAATAGGGGACGGAAACATCGTTGCCGGTGCAGGGGACGTGAATATCAAGCTCTGAGCTCTCCTATGAATCAGGAAGTCAACGGGGACAGGAATATTGTCGCAGGTCGGGATGTCAATATCACGATTCAGGACGGAAAATCGGCCCCGCCTCCCCTCTCCAACAAATTCCAGCTTGCCAAGCTGCCGCGCACCGATGCCCGGCTTTTCGGCAGGGAAGAGGAACTAAACCTGCTTGACCAAGCCTGGCAGGAGGAAAAGACTAAGGTGCTGGTGCTCACCGCCTTTGGTGGCATGGGCAAGACCGCCCTGATGCAGACCTGGCTGGACGCAAAAGGCTATGCAGGCGCGGATGCGGTCTATACTTGGTCCTTCTATTCTCAGGGCACAGCCGAAGACCGGCAGGCATCGGCGGCGGAGTTCTTTGCCAGCGCCCTGCCCTGGTTCGAGCATGACGGCAGCCCGCTGCCCTCGGAGCATGACCGGGGCCTGCGGTTGGCCGAGCTGGTCTGTCGTCAGCGTACCCTGCTCATTCTTGACGGTCTGGAGCCGCTGCAATATCCCTTAGCCGGGGCGATGGATGGTGCCTTGCGGGATAAGGGAATACTCTGCCTTTGCCGTCAGTTGGCAGCACAGAATAACGGTTTATTGCTCATCTCCTCCCGCCAGCCGGTGCAGGAGCTGGTCGATCGACCCGGTGTGGAGCAGCACGAGCTGGACCCGCTTTCCAAAGCAGCCGGGGTGGAACTCTTTCGGGCGGCAGGCATCATCGGCACGGACAAGGAGCTTGTTGCCGCAGTGAATACCTATAACGGCCATGCCCTGTCACTGAATCTGCTGGCGACCTATCTGTGCGAATACGAGAACGGAGACATCCGTAAGCAGGACAGCCTGCGTTGCCTGACCGAATTCCCGGAAGAGACCCGCACCAGTCGCCACGCCTTTAAGGTGATGGCAGCATACGAGCAACAGTTATCTGGCACAGCGGATTTGCAGGTGCTCTACAGTCTTGGATTATTTGATCGTCCGGTGTCTGCCGGAACGATGAACTGCCTCCGTGAATCAGAAATTGAGCACGTCGGTGGGCCGAATAATGACAAAGTTTTTCATGCGGCCTGTAGACGGCTGCGCAGATTGGGGCTGCTGAACAGGGATGATGCGGAGCATCCCGGCACACTTGACTGCCACCCGTTGGTGCAGCAGTATTTCGGCAAACGCTTAGAGGAGTTGCACCCTGAAAGCTGGCAGCAGGCCCATGCCCGGCTGTACGAGTATTTCAAGGCACTGCCGGATAAGGAGCTGCCCGATACTTTGGAGGAGATGGAACTGCTCTTTGCTGCGGTGCGGCATGGGTGTGCGGCGGAGATGCACCATGAGACGCTGCATAAGGTATATTATCCAAGAATATTAAGAAATAATGAAGATTATCTATGTGTTAAAATTGGCTCGACGAATGCTGATCTTACTATTTTATCTCGTTTTTTTGATAAACTTTGGCAGGTACCGATCTCAACGTTAAGTAACTACGATAGGGCTCTGCTGATAAGTAGGGTGGGATTCATTCTGCAGGGATTAGGTCGCCTAAATGAGGCACTTCCAACAATACAAGTTGGGCTTAAATGGTATATCAATCAGGATGACATGATAAATGCAGCAATCATGGCTGGGAATTTAAGTCAATTATATCTATCTATCGGTGAGGTTAGCAAAGCGGTTAATGCTGGTCGTCAGGGCTTTGAATTTGCCGTTAAGAGCAATTGTACTTCTCAGCGAATTGATAGTCTGACTGACCTTGCTGATGCTCTGCATCAAAGCGGTACGGTTTATGAATCCCGTGACCTTTTTGTTGAAGCGGAAAAGAAGCAGAAATTGGAAGCTGACCTGCTGTATTCTATGCGCGGGATTCATTACTGTGATTTACTGCTGACAGCAGGGGGATGGCACGAGGTCAAAAAACGAGCAAAAAAGACATTAGGATGGGTAAAAAAGGATGGTGGTTTATTAGACGTTGCCTTGGATGAACTTTCTCTGGGGCGAGCTGCTGTGCAGGAGGCGATTGCCCTGTCCGATCAGCTTACCGTTTTTTCACATCTCGGTCTTGCGCCAGATTTAGCATGCCTTTCTCTGCCCGGAAGCACCATAGCATCGGCCAATCGAGTTATTGAAGCCATGCGCCGGGCCAATGATTGGCTAAATCAGGCGGTTAATGGTCTGCGTGAAGCAGGACAGGAAGACGATTTGCCTCGCGGCCTGCTTGCCCGTGCCGCGTGGCACCGGTGGGCAGCGGTGCTGCTTGATCAATCCGACATCACCCAAGCTGTGCAGGATTTGCAGGAAACCGAAGAGATCGCCCAACGCGGTGGCATGAAGCTGCACCTGATTGATTTCCACCTTGAGGCGGCCCGCCTGAGCCTTACCGCAGACCACGACATCCTCGGCCGCACCCCTGCCGAACATCTGGCCGCTGCCAAAAAAGGCATTGACGAAACCGGCTATAACCGCCGCCTGCCCGAAGTAAAAAACATCGAAGAATTGCTTTAACATGGCATTATCCCAACAACACCCAAAAGAAATGACATTTTACGCATAAAGTAACTTAGTTGTCACTCCACGACAAATCTTGATCCCGGCCTTGGTTCCCCCCGAACACCTTGTCCTTTTAAGGGAATAAAGACACAATAAATTAATCGCAAATGAAAACAAAGAGCTAGCAAGAAGAAAAACAAATATATTTCTACCAGCACCCCCCATAACATTTCTTCGCACCTCCTCTTCACTCCACAGCCCCGCCTTACATTTATGTATATAGCGCCAGCAAAGAACCCAATATTGTAAACTTTCCTCCCTTATTGACCACTCAAACACCCTCCCTCTCACTCTCCAACACTTTGATTTTCCACCCCTTCTCGCATCATCTCGAAAAAACAAAAAATTGGCACATGATGTGGATACTTATATCTATATCTTTTTTTTACCAGTAGTTCAGATTCCGTCGTCTCCCTGAACTGAGCGACCAAATCATAACGAACAGATGCGCATCAATCAGCCTCAACTTATTGACTCCACCCTTCGGGAAGGGGAGCAGACCCCCAGTGTTGCTTTCACTGATCAGGATAAGCACAAAATTATTCAGGGACTCTGCCGCATTGGCGTTGACGAAATTGAACTCGGTATAGCATCTCCGCTCAACACCTATCTGCCCAATCTTGTCAAGGAGGCCAAAAAAATAACCGCAGGATCCTGCCGTCTCAGCCTGTGGTGCCGGTGCAAAGCAGAGGATATTGCCTTTGCCGCCACCTGTTTCCCTGACCTGCTGGCCCTGTCCATTCCGGTTTCAGACCCCCATATTCAGGAACGACTGGGAAAAGACAGAGATTGGATAAGCAAAACCCTTACTGCTTCGCTTCAACAGGCCTGGGCTGCTGGCATCCCTGCTGTTTCTGTGGGAATGGAAGATGCCTCCCGGGCTGACACGGATTTTCTTGTTGCAACGGCAAAAATTGCTCAGCAGCACGGGGCAACTCGAATTCGTTTGGCAGACACGGTGGGTATCTGTTCTCCGGCTCGTATGACACGCCTCGTGCAGACAATGAAAGAGGCTGTCTCACTGCCGGTTGCTGTCCACTGTCATAATGATTTCGGCATGGCCACTGCCAACTCCATTGCCGCTTTGGAGGCCGGGGCTGACAGTCTTGACGCCACTGTGCTCGGCCTTGGCGAACGAGCAGGCAACTGCCGTCTCGAAGAGGTTATCGGCTACCTTGCTCTCGTACTCGGTGAACAAAGGTACCACCCGGAATTTCTGCCAGAACTCTGCCAACTCGTGGCAGAAAGCGCAGGAAGAGATATTGCTGAAAACCATCCCTTGGTCGGTTCAGCCATATTCACCTGTGAAAGCGGGTTACATCAACATGGGCTGACTGTTAATCCAGATATGTACGAACCATACGCCCCAGAACGTGTCGGCGGAACACGACGACTCCGTTTCGGGGAAAAAACCGGGGCCAGAGCTATCCAGCTGCAACTCCATAAGGCAGGGCTTCGACTTGATGAAATGCAGATCAAAGACTTGGTCCATCGGATACGTTCCGGCGGGCAGGTACTTAACCAGGAGCAGCTTCTCCGCTTTGCCGCTAAATGCTGCTAAAAAATCTGAATAAGAGGAAAAAATCATGCTTAAGGAGAAAGAGGAAGCCAACCTCTTCCCCAACCAGAGCTTCATCACCGAAGGTACTGAAGCACTGGAAATCAAGGCGTTATATCGTATTGTCAAACTCATCGGGTCTGCTGTCCATCTGGACACGACCCTCTCTGCCATCCTCAAGGTTCTCCATGATACCTTACGCATGGAACGTGCCACCTTGGCACTTCTTGATGAAAAGCAGGAGCACCTGAGCATCCGTGCCTCATACGGCCTGAGC is from Candidatus Electrothrix sp. GW3-4 and encodes:
- a CDS encoding P-II family nitrogen regulator, which translates into the protein MLMIRAIVRPEKSDEVLAALMDAGFPAVTKYSVAGRGKQRGIKIGDVTYDEIPKMMLMSVVRDEDKDFVIQTIMDTARTSEKGAFGDGKIFVSEVEDVYTISSGVKEGAVEEAA
- the nifH gene encoding nitrogenase iron protein; translated protein: MRKVAIYGKGGIGKSTTTQNTVAGLCGLGRKVMVVGCDPKADSTRLLLGGLAQKSVLDTLREEGEDVELEDIRKEGYGGTWCVESGGPEPGVGCAGRGIITSINMLESLGAYEESEALDYAFYDVLGDVVCGGFAMPIRDGKAEEIYIVVSGEMMAMYAANNISKGIMKFAQSGNVRLGGLICNSRAVDNEKEMIEKFAEKLGTQMIWFVPRDNDVQRAEINRKTVIEWKPEVPQADAYRGLAKAIDENDKFVVPTPLEIEELEKLLMDFGLMN
- a CDS encoding pyruvate carboxyltransferase, with amino-acid sequence MRINQPQLIDSTLREGEQTPSVAFTDQDKHKIIQGLCRIGVDEIELGIASPLNTYLPNLVKEAKKITAGSCRLSLWCRCKAEDIAFAATCFPDLLALSIPVSDPHIQERLGKDRDWISKTLTASLQQAWAAGIPAVSVGMEDASRADTDFLVATAKIAQQHGATRIRLADTVGICSPARMTRLVQTMKEAVSLPVAVHCHNDFGMATANSIAALEAGADSLDATVLGLGERAGNCRLEEVIGYLALVLGEQRYHPEFLPELCQLVAESAGRDIAENHPLVGSAIFTCESGLHQHGLTVNPDMYEPYAPERVGGTRRLRFGEKTGARAIQLQLHKAGLRLDEMQIKDLVHRIRSGGQVLNQEQLLRFAAKCC